A window of the Brassica oleracea var. oleracea cultivar TO1000 chromosome C1, BOL, whole genome shotgun sequence genome harbors these coding sequences:
- the LOC106344844 gene encoding CASP-like protein 2B1: MSYLGVGISPGNVAVYHGGKMKVVDRRLRLTELLLRCSVTALAFLGLILIVTDTQVKKIFTIEKRAKYTNMKSLVFLVVANGIAAVYSLLQSVRCVMGSMKGSVLFSKSLAWAIFSGDQAMAYMSVAAIAAASESGVIGIRGEEELQWMKVCNMFGKFCNRGAGGVASAMLASLAMVLVSCISAFSLFRLYGATTQRPPNLAVVK, translated from the exons ATGAGTTACTTGGGGGTTGGAATCAGTCCCGGAAACGTCGCCGTCTACCACGGAGGAAAGATGAAGGTGGTTGATAGGAGACTGAGGCTAACGGAGCTTCTCTTACGCTGCTCTGTCACTGCTCTGGCTTTCCTCGGTCTTATTCTGATTGTTACAGACACTCAGGTCAAGAAAATCTTCACTATCGAGAAGAGGGCTAAGTACACCAACATGAAGTCGCTTGT GTTCTTGGTGGTCGCCAATGGTATAGCTGCGGTGTATTCATTGTTGCAGTCAGTTCGTTGCGTGATGGGTTCAATGAAAGGAAGCGTTTTGTTTAGCAAGTCTCTAGCTTGGGCCATTTTCTCTGGCGATCAG GCGATGGCTTACATGAGTGTGGCGGCTATAGCAGCAGCATCAGAGTCTGGTGTGATTGGAATAAGAGGCGAAGAAGAGCTGCAATGGATGAAGGTGTGCAATATGTTTGGCAAGTTTTGTAACCGAGGAGCTGGAGGAGTAGCCAGCGCCATGCTTGCTTCCCTTGCAATGGTTTTAGTCTCTTGCATTTCCGCTTTTAGTCTCTTTCGTTTGTACGGTGCCACCACCCAAAGACCACCAAACCTAGCCGTGGTGAAGTAA